The DNA window ATTTTCGGGGCTTGATTATAACCTATTTCAATTATTAAAAACCCATTTTTTTTAAGGTGATACAAACTTCCTTTTAAAATTTTTTCTATTATTTTAAGACCGTCTTTTCCTCCGATAAGTGCCCTTTTTGGTTCCTTTGTTATTTCTTTTTCCAGTTTTTTATATTCATTTTCACTCACATATGGTGGATTACTTACTATTATTTCAAATTTCTCTTTTATTTCACTAAAAATATTTGAAAATAAGAGATTCACCTTTTTCTCAACATTATTTAAAAAAACATTTCTGTGAGCAATTTTTAAACTTTTTTTAGAAAAGTCAATTCCTGTAACCAGACAATTATCAATATTTTTAGCAAGTGTAATAGCGATGTTTCCACATCCGGTTCCAATGTCAAGAATTTTAACTTTTTTTGGATAAAA is part of the bacterium genome and encodes:
- the prmC gene encoding peptide chain release factor N(5)-glutamine methyltransferase; the protein is MDALTFLKKTEKELQKKGISSPRIELEILLSHILGIERYKIYIEKIFLSEKIQKKLLKLIEERKKRIPTAYLTKKIYFYDCEFIIEKGVFIPRPETELLVEKTINLYKEYFYPKKVKILDIGTGCGNIAITLAKNIDNCLVTGIDFSKKSLKIAHRNVFLNNVEKKVNLLFSNIFSEIKEKFEIIVSNPPYVSENEYKKLEKEITKEPKRALIGGKDGLKIIEKILKGSLYHLKKNGFLIIEIGYNQAPKIRKFVPPELKLFSIEKDFSSFERIMVFKKI